The following coding sequences lie in one Arachis ipaensis cultivar K30076 chromosome B05, Araip1.1, whole genome shotgun sequence genomic window:
- the LOC110271711 gene encoding serine/threonine-protein phosphatase 7 long form homolog isoform X2: MGRVANRHVVKLASPLQLLQSWIFWRFPRFRPAGYETFSWPLASRWSGYNPSGSEKGPRVQMWRLRIDRLQDREVVHPEVLEPRHMALWRSVTSLIYFAVIEWHQIDRVLPQFGRVQPRPNPALNIDFLMWKDGRGGDR, translated from the exons atgggCCGAGTGGCGAACAGACATGTGGTCAAGTTAGCGAGCCCACTTCAGCTACTTCAGTCTTGGATCTTCTGGCGATTTCCTCGGTTTAGGCCTGCCGGGTATGAGACGTTCAGCTGGCCATTGGCCTCGAG GTGGTCAGGTTACAACCCTTCCGGTAGCGAGAAGGGTCCTAGAGTGCAGATGTGGAGGCTGCGGATAGACCGGTTACAGGACAGGGAG GTTGTGCATCCAGAGgttttggagcctcggcatatggCGTTGTGGCGGTCTGTGACGTCGCTGATCTACTTTGccgtcatagagtggcatcagatagaTAGGGTTCTTCCACAGTTCGGAAGGGTGCAGCCACGTCCGAatcccgccctgaacatcgactttctgatgtgGAAGGACGGCAGAGGCGGTGATCGATGA
- the LOC110271711 gene encoding serine/threonine-protein phosphatase 7 long form homolog isoform X1 — protein MGRVANRHVVKLASPLQLLQSWIFWRFPRFRPAGYETFSWPLASRWSGYNPSGSEKGPRVQMWRLRIDRLQDREFIWMPYSSLDVLQVVHPEVLEPRHMALWRSVTSLIYFAVIEWHQIDRVLPQFGRVQPRPNPALNIDFLMWKDGRGGDR, from the exons atgggCCGAGTGGCGAACAGACATGTGGTCAAGTTAGCGAGCCCACTTCAGCTACTTCAGTCTTGGATCTTCTGGCGATTTCCTCGGTTTAGGCCTGCCGGGTATGAGACGTTCAGCTGGCCATTGGCCTCGAG GTGGTCAGGTTACAACCCTTCCGGTAGCGAGAAGGGTCCTAGAGTGCAGATGTGGAGGCTGCGGATAGACCGGTTACAGGACAGGGAG TTTATCTGGATGCCGTACAGCAGCCTCGACGTACTTCAGGTTGTGCATCCAGAGgttttggagcctcggcatatggCGTTGTGGCGGTCTGTGACGTCGCTGATCTACTTTGccgtcatagagtggcatcagatagaTAGGGTTCTTCCACAGTTCGGAAGGGTGCAGCCACGTCCGAatcccgccctgaacatcgactttctgatgtgGAAGGACGGCAGAGGCGGTGATCGATGA